From Marinoscillum sp. 108, a single genomic window includes:
- a CDS encoding CHASE2 domain-containing protein — translation MFRKFWLDVILGTAFIFGMMGVFQSFTAFKVFDVFDPIGQAFGDMEFTDIVFSQLRDDPVGDDRVVLVNLSNLQRGEIGMMLQIISQHNPAVIGIDSFFYTPKEDTLGDMMLMEGMASVEHLVLASKLLPDPTDPTKDTIEYSWELFNSFAERTAFVNLVTDAEVQEDLKMCREFYPKFDIGGEQQIAFAVQLASYLDSAAAADFLARNNETEVINYRGNVLDYGATKFGNKYFALDVPDVFGENFVPDMIEGKIVMFCYLGKHLGDRESFEDKFYTPLNQKYIGRAFPDMYGGVVHANIISMILNRDYINSMSENMGYVFAILICFFNVALFSLVYKKIPKWYDGITKLFQLLEIGVLVFGVIYILELYSFKADIAVGMVAVALAGDALEVYYGVVKNSFTKEGRKSLFKVDKL, via the coding sequence ATGTTTAGAAAATTCTGGCTGGACGTAATTTTAGGTACTGCTTTCATATTTGGTATGATGGGAGTATTTCAAAGTTTCACCGCATTTAAGGTCTTTGACGTATTTGACCCTATCGGGCAGGCATTTGGAGATATGGAGTTTACAGATATTGTATTCTCTCAGCTCAGAGATGATCCTGTGGGAGATGATCGGGTAGTTCTGGTCAATCTCAGTAACCTTCAACGAGGCGAAATTGGCATGATGCTGCAAATCATTAGCCAGCATAACCCGGCAGTTATTGGTATTGACTCCTTTTTTTATACACCTAAGGAAGATACTTTGGGTGATATGATGCTGATGGAAGGCATGGCCAGTGTGGAGCACCTGGTACTCGCCTCCAAACTATTGCCAGATCCAACAGACCCTACAAAGGACACTATTGAGTACTCCTGGGAGTTGTTCAACTCGTTTGCAGAACGAACAGCTTTTGTAAATCTGGTGACAGATGCGGAAGTTCAGGAAGATTTGAAAATGTGCCGGGAGTTTTACCCGAAGTTTGATATTGGTGGTGAGCAGCAGATTGCTTTTGCGGTGCAGTTGGCCAGTTATCTGGATTCTGCGGCAGCCGCTGACTTTTTGGCTCGTAACAATGAGACTGAGGTCATCAACTACCGCGGAAATGTGCTGGATTATGGAGCCACGAAGTTTGGTAATAAATATTTTGCATTGGACGTGCCGGATGTTTTTGGGGAAAACTTTGTCCCTGACATGATAGAAGGAAAGATTGTCATGTTTTGCTATCTGGGCAAGCACTTGGGTGACAGGGAGTCTTTTGAGGATAAATTCTATACGCCATTAAATCAAAAATATATAGGCAGGGCGTTCCCTGACATGTATGGAGGAGTAGTTCATGCCAATATCATCTCCATGATTTTGAACAGGGATTACATCAACTCTATGAGCGAGAACATGGGGTATGTTTTTGCCATTTTGATCTGCTTTTTTAATGTGGCACTGTTTTCGCTCGTTTATAAAAAGATACCTAAGTGGTATGATGGGATTACCAAGCTTTTCCAGTTGTTGGAAATTGGAGTTTTGGTATTTGGGGTCATTTACATTTTGGAACTGTATAGTTTCAAAGCTGACATAGCCGTAGGGATGGTTGCGGTGGCTCTGGCGGGAGATGCGCTGGAGGTTTATTATGGTGTAGTGAAAAATTCATTCACCAAAGAAGGACGAAAATCATTATTTAAAGTCGATAAATTATAA
- the meaB gene encoding methylmalonyl Co-A mutase-associated GTPase MeaB: protein MKDRSIKRPSLDELTRGIDQSDRMMLSRAITIVESKLASDQQLAAKLLDSVIHKTGKSVRIGITGVPGVGKSTFIESFGTHLTALGKKLAVLSIDPSSTLTKGSILGDKTRMTHLSQNSNAFIRPSPAGTSLGGVAQKTRESILLCEAAGFDVILVETVGVGQSETAVRDMVDFFLLLMIAGGGDELQGIKRGIMEMADALVINKADGNNLKPANQAKKAYENALHLFPPHESGWTVPVKTCSAIKNEGILEIWSTIETYVSTSTESGYLTRQRESQNVKWMHELIRARLETNFFGDPAMKDKITQITKKVAAGELGVRHAVNSLFS, encoded by the coding sequence ATGAAAGATCGATCAATTAAGCGACCTTCATTAGACGAACTTACCCGTGGAATCGACCAATCGGATCGGATGATGCTAAGCCGGGCCATTACGATCGTAGAAAGTAAATTGGCCTCTGATCAGCAGTTGGCTGCTAAACTACTGGATTCGGTGATTCATAAAACGGGAAAAAGCGTGCGGATTGGGATCACCGGAGTGCCCGGAGTTGGAAAAAGTACTTTCATAGAATCTTTTGGAACTCACCTGACTGCTCTCGGGAAAAAACTTGCCGTTTTATCCATAGACCCGAGCAGTACTTTGACCAAGGGAAGTATCCTGGGAGATAAAACCAGGATGACTCACCTCTCTCAAAACAGCAATGCTTTTATACGCCCCTCTCCTGCCGGCACTTCATTGGGCGGTGTGGCTCAGAAAACCCGCGAATCCATTCTGCTTTGTGAGGCGGCGGGGTTTGATGTAATCCTGGTAGAAACCGTGGGTGTGGGACAATCAGAGACTGCCGTGAGGGATATGGTGGATTTTTTTCTGCTTCTGATGATCGCTGGAGGTGGAGATGAACTGCAGGGCATCAAGCGGGGAATAATGGAGATGGCCGATGCATTGGTGATCAACAAGGCAGATGGAAACAACCTCAAACCCGCCAACCAGGCCAAAAAAGCCTATGAAAATGCCCTTCATCTGTTTCCTCCTCACGAATCTGGCTGGACCGTACCTGTAAAAACCTGCTCTGCCATAAAAAATGAAGGCATCCTTGAAATTTGGTCTACCATAGAAACCTACGTATCTACTTCGACCGAGAGTGGATATCTAACCAGACAAAGAGAGTCCCAAAATGTAAAATGGATGCATGAGCTCATTCGTGCGAGATTAGAAACTAATTTCTTCGGAGACCCTGCCATGAAAGATAAAATCACCCAAATAACGAAAAAGGTAGCTGCGGGCGAACTGGGCGTCCGCCACGCAGTGAACTCATTGTTTAGTTAA
- the dnaA gene encoding chromosomal replication initiator protein DnaA, translating to MHVETWEKCLLFIKERIPAQSFSTWFEPITPLSMNNQVLTIQVPSQFFYEWLEENYVHLLKQAIKSEIGEGGRLEYSVVVDRGDEQTKPVTVNVSGASHSQNKNRVNGYDAYKNPDFHQELKRNSNLNPSYRFENFIEGDCNRLARSAGYAVAQKPGITSFNPLMFYGGVGLGKTHLVQAIGNEVISADNSKKIIYVASEKFTNQFIEALKNNNLQDFINYYKEVDVLILDDVQFLKEKEKTQEIFFHIFNHLHQSGKQIIMTSDCAPKDLKGLQERLVSRFKWGLTADLQAPDFETRMAIIQTKMQADGIDIPEQVIEYIAYTVDTNIRELEGVVISLIAHASLTKKEMDLELAKQILKNIVTDIDSEVGIDYIQKTVSDYFNVAQDDLKAKTRKKEIVIARQVAMYFSKDYTNHSLKSIGYHFGGRDHSTVIHAVQSVNDMIDTNSKFRFSIDELKKKLKIRTAVA from the coding sequence ATGCATGTAGAAACATGGGAAAAATGCCTCCTGTTTATTAAGGAGCGCATTCCTGCTCAGAGTTTTTCCACATGGTTTGAACCTATTACTCCATTGAGTATGAATAATCAGGTTTTGACCATCCAAGTGCCCAGTCAGTTTTTTTATGAGTGGTTGGAGGAAAACTACGTGCACTTGCTCAAACAGGCGATTAAGTCAGAAATTGGAGAAGGCGGCAGATTGGAATATTCTGTTGTGGTGGATCGTGGAGATGAGCAGACCAAGCCGGTAACGGTGAATGTCTCAGGGGCTAGTCACAGCCAGAATAAGAATAGGGTGAATGGATATGATGCTTATAAAAACCCTGATTTTCATCAGGAGTTGAAGCGCAACTCCAACCTTAATCCTTCTTATCGATTTGAAAATTTCATTGAAGGTGATTGTAATCGATTGGCAAGATCTGCAGGTTATGCCGTGGCTCAAAAGCCGGGGATCACTTCATTTAACCCACTGATGTTTTATGGTGGGGTAGGACTGGGCAAAACGCATTTGGTGCAGGCCATAGGCAATGAGGTGATCAGCGCGGATAATTCTAAGAAAATCATCTATGTGGCGTCTGAGAAATTTACCAATCAATTCATCGAGGCACTTAAGAACAACAATCTTCAGGACTTCATCAACTACTATAAAGAAGTAGATGTGCTCATTCTGGATGACGTGCAGTTTCTGAAAGAAAAGGAAAAGACTCAGGAAATCTTCTTCCATATTTTCAATCATCTACATCAGAGTGGCAAGCAGATTATCATGACCTCTGACTGTGCTCCTAAGGATCTCAAAGGACTACAGGAACGTCTGGTATCCAGGTTCAAGTGGGGCCTTACCGCTGATCTTCAGGCACCGGATTTTGAGACCAGAATGGCCATTATACAGACCAAAATGCAGGCAGATGGGATTGATATCCCTGAGCAGGTGATAGAATATATTGCGTATACTGTAGATACTAACATCAGAGAGTTGGAAGGTGTGGTGATTTCGCTGATCGCTCATGCATCTCTCACCAAAAAAGAGATGGATCTGGAGCTGGCTAAGCAGATCCTTAAGAACATTGTCACCGATATAGATTCTGAGGTAGGGATAGACTACATACAAAAGACGGTTTCTGATTATTTCAATGTGGCTCAGGATGACCTGAAAGCCAAAACAAGGAAGAAAGAGATTGTGATCGCACGTCAGGTGGCTATGTATTTCTCAAAAGACTACACTAATCACTCACTGAAGTCAATTGGTTACCATTTTGGAGGCCGGGATCACTCCACAGTCATCCACGCAGTGCAATCAGTGAATGATATGATCGACACCAATTCCAAGTTTAGGTTCTCTATTGACGAGCTCAAAAAGAAGCTCAAAATCAGAACAGCTGTAGCTTAA
- the scpA gene encoding methylmalonyl-CoA mutase, producing the protein MNKHKPNFTEFNKTSYADWHAEATKLLKGKDPDDALKWHSESDLPLNAYYDPSTSDHLKYLRTFNLHNINGRKTWTQFEQIEVVTEKEANSQAKTALLSGCEGVLFEITSLPDLNLLLEGIHTDHCYIGFINHSQEILPVNVSGIKGFGQRVKCEAPAFKNHLLIGTNEDHTIIGSSVSLLRSVLKELSGANTREYLQNLQVAVNIGPDFFHEIARIRALKLLIQACAETLGVKNYALPIHAFPLPGQNEGDHLLKQTTQGLAAIIAGADSISFHQGKPEWAAGASHRISRNIGNLIRHESKLEEIQSAANGSYFIDHLTDRLARIIWEGVKEDFRNISFDELIQTQKKVVTEQPPEHIGFGAGVPPFLRGPYATMYAVRPWTIRQYAGFSTAEESNAFYRRNLAAGQKGLSIAFDLATHRGYDSDHPRVSGDVGKAGVAIDTVEDMKILFDQIPLDEMSVSMTMNGAVIPIMAFYIVAAEEQGVEPAQLTGTIQNDILKEFMVRNTYIYPPAPSMRIIADIFRYTSQNMPRFNSISISGYHMHEAGATAGLELAFTLADGLEYIRKGLEAGIPIDSLAPRLSFFWGIGMNFFNEIAKMRAGRILWAKLVKQFDPKDPKSMALRTHSQTSGYSLTAQDPYNNVGRTAIEALAAAFGHTQSLHTNALDEAIALPTDYSAAIARETQKYLQNDINITQVVDPWGGSEVVEKLTDELIQEAWAIIQEVEEMGGMAKAIEEGFPKMKIEEAAARKQARIDAGQEVIVGVNRYTTEEKTVIDLLEVDNEAVRNSQIERLKSVKGKRDYQKVENALEALAMCAKTNQGNLLALAVDAARERATLGEISIAMEEVFGRYQATNQTISGVYSSEIKQNPDFLQARKLADQFDEAEGRRPRILVAKMGQDGHDRGAKVIATAFADLGFDVDIGPLFQTPQEVAKQAAENDVHMVGASSLAGGHKTLVPQLVEELRKIGRSDILVIAGGIIPENDHTYLRAHGVSFIFGPGTVIAKAASEILTELLK; encoded by the coding sequence ATGAATAAACATAAGCCCAACTTCACAGAATTTAACAAAACCAGCTACGCGGATTGGCATGCCGAAGCGACCAAACTGCTTAAAGGGAAAGACCCGGATGACGCTCTCAAGTGGCATTCCGAAAGTGATCTCCCCCTGAATGCTTATTATGACCCATCCACGTCTGACCACCTGAAGTATCTAAGGACCTTCAATCTACACAATATTAACGGAAGAAAGACCTGGACTCAATTTGAGCAGATTGAAGTAGTCACTGAAAAAGAAGCCAATTCACAGGCCAAAACTGCACTACTATCCGGATGTGAAGGGGTGCTGTTTGAGATCACCTCACTCCCTGACCTGAATTTACTTTTGGAGGGCATTCATACCGATCATTGCTACATTGGTTTCATTAATCACTCTCAGGAGATTCTTCCTGTGAACGTTTCAGGAATCAAAGGTTTTGGACAACGGGTAAAGTGTGAAGCTCCCGCATTCAAAAACCATCTACTCATCGGCACGAATGAGGACCATACCATCATTGGTAGTTCTGTTTCGCTTCTCCGCTCCGTACTAAAGGAATTATCCGGTGCCAACACCAGGGAATACCTGCAAAACCTTCAGGTGGCCGTGAATATAGGTCCAGACTTTTTTCATGAAATAGCCCGCATCAGAGCTCTGAAGCTGCTCATTCAGGCATGTGCTGAAACACTGGGCGTCAAAAACTATGCTTTACCGATACATGCCTTCCCTTTGCCAGGACAGAATGAAGGCGATCACCTACTGAAACAGACTACACAGGGACTCGCTGCGATTATTGCAGGAGCTGATAGCATTTCATTTCATCAAGGAAAACCGGAATGGGCCGCTGGAGCATCACACAGGATCAGTAGAAACATCGGCAACCTCATTCGGCACGAGTCCAAGTTGGAAGAGATCCAGAGTGCCGCCAACGGATCCTACTTTATAGACCACCTCACAGACCGTCTTGCCAGAATTATTTGGGAAGGGGTGAAAGAAGACTTCAGGAATATTTCTTTCGATGAACTGATCCAAACTCAAAAAAAGGTAGTTACTGAGCAACCACCTGAGCATATCGGATTTGGTGCCGGTGTACCCCCCTTTCTGCGCGGACCCTATGCCACCATGTACGCAGTACGCCCGTGGACCATTCGCCAGTATGCGGGATTTTCTACTGCGGAAGAATCCAATGCTTTCTACAGAAGAAACCTGGCCGCCGGTCAAAAAGGCCTTTCTATTGCCTTCGATCTCGCTACTCACAGAGGCTATGACAGTGACCACCCAAGGGTATCTGGAGATGTGGGCAAGGCCGGGGTAGCCATTGACACTGTGGAGGACATGAAGATCCTGTTCGATCAGATCCCATTGGATGAGATGTCGGTCTCTATGACCATGAATGGAGCTGTGATCCCAATTATGGCCTTCTACATAGTGGCCGCGGAGGAACAAGGTGTTGAGCCGGCACAGCTCACCGGAACCATCCAAAATGACATTCTCAAGGAGTTTATGGTACGCAATACCTATATCTATCCTCCGGCGCCTTCTATGCGCATCATTGCGGACATCTTTCGATATACATCGCAAAACATGCCCCGGTTCAATTCCATTAGCATTAGTGGCTACCACATGCATGAGGCCGGTGCCACGGCCGGGCTGGAGTTGGCCTTTACCCTGGCAGACGGACTGGAATACATCCGCAAAGGTCTGGAAGCGGGTATTCCTATCGACTCTCTGGCGCCGAGGCTTTCGTTTTTCTGGGGTATCGGTATGAACTTCTTCAATGAAATCGCCAAAATGCGAGCAGGAAGAATTCTGTGGGCTAAGCTGGTCAAACAATTTGACCCGAAAGACCCCAAATCAATGGCGCTAAGAACGCATAGCCAAACCTCCGGATACAGCCTCACTGCGCAGGATCCATACAACAACGTTGGTCGAACGGCCATAGAAGCGCTTGCAGCAGCGTTTGGACACACTCAATCCCTACACACCAACGCACTGGATGAGGCCATTGCGCTGCCTACAGACTACTCTGCGGCCATTGCCAGGGAAACACAGAAGTATCTGCAAAATGATATCAACATCACGCAGGTGGTAGACCCCTGGGGAGGTTCGGAGGTGGTAGAAAAACTCACGGATGAACTGATTCAGGAAGCTTGGGCCATCATACAGGAAGTGGAAGAAATGGGTGGAATGGCCAAGGCGATAGAAGAAGGGTTCCCTAAAATGAAAATAGAGGAAGCAGCCGCTCGCAAACAGGCCAGAATAGATGCCGGACAAGAGGTGATCGTGGGCGTAAACAGGTACACCACTGAAGAAAAAACAGTCATAGACCTTCTTGAGGTTGATAATGAAGCGGTCAGAAACTCACAGATAGAACGTTTGAAATCTGTGAAAGGAAAGCGTGATTATCAAAAAGTAGAAAACGCGCTGGAAGCTTTGGCCATGTGCGCCAAAACGAATCAGGGTAATTTATTAGCTTTAGCTGTGGACGCTGCCAGAGAACGAGCTACTTTGGGTGAAATTTCCATCGCCATGGAAGAAGTTTTCGGCAGGTACCAGGCAACAAACCAAACTATTTCAGGAGTGTATTCTTCAGAGATCAAACAAAATCCAGACTTCCTACAGGCCAGAAAACTTGCCGATCAGTTTGATGAAGCAGAGGGCCGAAGGCCCAGGATTCTTGTGGCCAAAATGGGACAAGATGGCCATGACCGGGGCGCCAAAGTAATCGCCACGGCCTTCGCTGATCTGGGCTTTGACGTGGACATAGGCCCGCTGTTCCAAACTCCCCAGGAAGTAGCCAAACAAGCTGCTGAAAATGATGTACACATGGTGGGAGCTTCGTCACTAGCTGGTGGCCACAAGACCCTCGTTCCACAACTAGTCGAAGAACTTCGCAAAATCGGCAGAAGTGATATCCTGGTAATCGCGGGGGGGATCATTCCTGAGAACGATCACACATACCTGAGAGCTCATGGTGTTTCGTTTATCTTTGGCCCGGGCACAGTCATCGCCAAAGCCGCCTCTGAGATACTTACCGAGCTTTTAAAGTAA
- a CDS encoding GH3 auxin-responsive promoter family protein, which translates to MGIRSILSKPFAAYIARETKKWTGSAGAFQDKILKEIVTKARDTQFGKDHGFGEIENYEDFKKQVPIRDYEGLSPYVKKILAGESDVLWPGKPAYFAKTSGTTSGTKYIPITKDSIPNHINSARNALLSYVHETGNGRFLDGKLIFLSGAPTLDQKAGINTGRLSGIVNHHVPGYLRTNQMPSYETNCMEDWEKKVDQIVEETFDQDMTLISGIPPWVQMYFDRLKAKTGKPIKDIFPNFEMFVYGGVNFEPYRAKLFETIGKEIPSIETYPASEGFIAYQDSQKEPGLLLLANSGIFFEFIPADEYFNENPTRLKIDQIELGVNYALILNSNAGLWGYSIGDTVKFINKNPYRLLVTGRIKHFISAFGEHVIGEEVEQAMKATCALFPEVELVEFSVAPNVTPAEGLPLHEWYVEFATPPKDKLGFQKELDLQLRKRNTYYDDLISGSILRPLEVIDLKQNAFIEYMRSIGKLGGQNKVPRLSNDRQIADAMQQFRG; encoded by the coding sequence ATGGGTATACGATCAATACTGAGTAAGCCATTTGCCGCTTACATTGCCAGAGAGACTAAGAAATGGACGGGTTCTGCAGGGGCGTTTCAGGACAAAATCCTGAAGGAAATAGTGACCAAAGCGCGGGACACTCAATTTGGCAAGGATCATGGGTTCGGAGAAATAGAAAATTATGAGGATTTCAAAAAACAGGTTCCCATCCGAGATTACGAAGGACTTTCACCTTATGTGAAAAAGATCCTGGCCGGTGAGTCGGATGTCCTGTGGCCGGGCAAACCTGCTTACTTCGCCAAAACTTCCGGTACTACCAGCGGTACCAAGTACATCCCCATTACCAAAGATTCCATTCCCAATCACATCAATTCAGCCAGAAATGCACTACTATCCTATGTGCATGAGACCGGGAATGGTCGGTTCCTGGATGGTAAACTCATCTTTCTTTCGGGTGCGCCCACGCTGGATCAAAAGGCCGGGATCAATACAGGACGCCTTTCGGGAATTGTGAATCACCACGTGCCCGGCTATTTGCGTACCAATCAGATGCCTTCTTATGAAACCAATTGCATGGAGGATTGGGAGAAAAAGGTGGATCAGATCGTAGAAGAGACCTTCGATCAGGATATGACCCTGATTTCGGGTATTCCCCCGTGGGTACAGATGTACTTTGATCGGCTCAAGGCCAAAACAGGCAAGCCCATCAAGGATATTTTTCCAAATTTTGAAATGTTCGTATACGGGGGCGTGAATTTTGAGCCCTACAGAGCCAAACTTTTTGAAACCATCGGAAAAGAGATCCCTTCCATAGAAACATATCCGGCATCCGAAGGGTTTATCGCCTATCAGGATAGTCAGAAAGAGCCGGGCTTGCTACTTCTTGCCAATAGCGGGATCTTTTTTGAATTTATTCCTGCCGATGAATACTTCAACGAAAACCCTACCCGCTTGAAAATTGATCAGATTGAGTTGGGGGTAAATTATGCACTCATACTCAATAGCAATGCTGGACTTTGGGGATACTCCATTGGCGATACTGTGAAGTTTATCAATAAGAACCCCTACCGACTTTTAGTAACCGGGCGCATCAAGCATTTCATCTCTGCGTTTGGTGAGCATGTGATTGGTGAGGAAGTGGAGCAGGCGATGAAGGCTACCTGCGCGCTATTCCCAGAGGTAGAGTTGGTGGAGTTTAGTGTGGCCCCCAATGTAACACCGGCGGAAGGCCTGCCCCTGCACGAATGGTATGTGGAGTTTGCTACTCCTCCAAAGGACAAGCTGGGTTTTCAAAAAGAGTTAGATTTGCAACTTCGCAAAAGAAACACCTACTACGATGATCTGATTTCAGGATCAATTTTACGACCGCTGGAGGTGATTGACTTAAAGCAAAACGCATTTATAGAATATATGAGGTCTATAGGGAAGCTGGGAGGCCAGAATAAAGTGCCGAGGTTGTCAAACGACAGGCAGATAGCCGATGCGATGCAGCAGTTCAGAGGATAA
- a CDS encoding 1-deoxy-D-xylulose-5-phosphate reductoisomerase, giving the protein MGEEQKKRGIAVLGSTGSIGTQTLEVIDRHTDKFEVEVLTAQNNADLLIRQALKYKPNTVVIGNESLYDQVFEALDSADIKVYAGQNALADVVKMESIDIVLTALVGYSGLVPTINAIKAGKDIALANKETLVVAGQLVTRLAMEHRCNILPVDSEHSAIFQCIVGELNNPIEKIILTASGGPFRGQVRDQLLQIKKEQALKHPNWDMGAKITIDSATLMNKGLEVIEAKWLFGVKLDQIEVVVHPQSIIHSMVQFEDGSIKAQLGLPDMRLPIQYALSFPERFKSDFPRFDFINYPELTFEKPDTKTFRNLQLAFDAIDKGGNTPCILNAANEIAVAEFLQDNIGFLEISDVIAACMQKVSYISEPELDDYINTDIETRIIAKELIK; this is encoded by the coding sequence ATGGGAGAGGAGCAAAAGAAAAGAGGAATTGCCGTACTGGGGTCTACTGGCTCCATCGGAACTCAGACACTGGAGGTGATCGATCGTCACACGGACAAATTCGAAGTGGAGGTGCTTACCGCACAAAACAATGCGGACCTGCTCATCCGGCAGGCACTAAAATACAAGCCCAATACGGTTGTTATTGGTAACGAATCTCTTTACGATCAGGTTTTTGAGGCCCTGGATTCTGCCGATATCAAAGTGTATGCCGGTCAGAATGCACTGGCAGATGTGGTGAAAATGGAGAGTATCGATATTGTCCTCACCGCTTTGGTAGGCTACTCCGGGTTGGTGCCTACCATCAACGCCATCAAGGCAGGGAAGGACATTGCCCTTGCCAATAAAGAAACCCTGGTGGTGGCTGGTCAGCTGGTGACCAGACTGGCGATGGAGCACCGATGCAATATCCTACCGGTAGACTCTGAGCACTCTGCCATTTTCCAATGCATTGTGGGAGAGTTGAATAACCCCATTGAAAAAATCATCCTAACCGCCTCGGGAGGGCCGTTCAGAGGTCAGGTGCGAGATCAGCTTCTGCAGATCAAAAAAGAACAGGCGCTCAAACATCCTAATTGGGATATGGGGGCTAAAATCACCATCGACTCAGCCACCCTCATGAACAAAGGGTTGGAGGTCATTGAGGCCAAATGGTTGTTTGGTGTGAAGCTGGATCAGATAGAGGTGGTGGTGCACCCTCAGAGCATTATTCATAGCATGGTGCAGTTTGAGGATGGTTCTATTAAAGCTCAACTTGGACTTCCCGATATGAGGTTGCCCATACAATATGCGCTGAGTTTCCCCGAGCGGTTCAAATCCGATTTTCCCCGGTTCGACTTTATTAATTACCCGGAACTCACATTTGAAAAACCTGACACCAAGACTTTTCGTAACTTACAGCTCGCCTTTGATGCCATTGATAAAGGAGGCAACACTCCCTGCATACTGAATGCGGCCAATGAAATAGCGGTGGCGGAATTTTTACAGGATAACATCGGTTTTTTAGAAATATCAGACGTCATAGCGGCTTGCATGCAAAAGGTGAGCTACATTAGCGAGCCCGAGTTGGACGATTATATTAATACAGACATAGAAACAAGGATCATAGCAAAAGAATTAATCAAATAG
- a CDS encoding trypsin-like peptidase domain-containing protein: MKKTIVIVGCVSILSGIIGSLLTFTLLKKEGFLSTEHASLISLNHETPDLGFTPQYSEIRPEVINAEDNFVFASEQSKSSVVFIQTLSEYEYRTGSWLDWFFEPRASQQISSGSGVILSEDGYIITNNHVVDDADIIKVVHGKKTYDGKLMGTDPSTDLAVIKVNQQNLPAIKFGNSDDVNVGEWVLAVGNPFNLTSTVTAGIVSAKGRNINILRDKFPIESFIQTDAAINPGNSGGALVNTQGNLIGINTAILSRTGSYTGYGFAVPSNIVKKVFEDIKNYGEVQKAFIGAEFIDINSELATKMNLEDLSGVIVANVQREGAAAKGNLEKGDVIREINGRKIDSKAFLEEYMGNMYPGEEIKVLIEREGTKKEKKLTLTNREGTTGIIRRDVYASEWLDATFESVPKVERDLLGIKSGVKVVDYKKTGIFAKLGIAEGFIITHINNTTVESPAEFSEILERIKGRVIISGIDKHGRNVYYPYFF, from the coding sequence ATGAAAAAGACCATCGTTATTGTGGGTTGTGTAAGTATCTTGTCGGGGATCATCGGAAGCCTGCTCACCTTTACGCTCCTGAAAAAGGAGGGTTTTCTGAGCACTGAGCATGCATCTCTGATCTCGCTCAATCACGAAACACCCGATCTGGGCTTCACGCCTCAGTATTCTGAGATTCGACCAGAGGTGATCAATGCAGAGGATAACTTTGTATTTGCATCTGAGCAGAGCAAATCAAGCGTCGTGTTTATCCAGACCCTTAGCGAGTATGAATACCGCACCGGGAGCTGGTTGGATTGGTTTTTTGAGCCACGTGCTTCTCAGCAGATCAGTAGCGGGTCGGGTGTGATCCTCTCCGAAGATGGATATATCATCACCAACAATCACGTGGTGGATGATGCGGACATAATCAAAGTAGTACATGGCAAAAAAACCTATGACGGGAAGCTCATGGGTACCGACCCCAGCACGGACCTGGCAGTAATCAAGGTCAATCAGCAAAATCTGCCTGCCATCAAATTTGGAAATTCGGATGACGTAAACGTGGGTGAATGGGTGCTGGCAGTGGGCAATCCCTTCAACCTGACCTCCACTGTGACTGCCGGTATAGTGAGTGCCAAGGGCCGGAATATTAATATTCTGAGGGATAAATTTCCGATTGAATCCTTCATCCAAACGGATGCCGCCATCAACCCTGGAAACAGTGGTGGCGCTCTTGTCAATACTCAAGGGAACCTCATTGGGATCAATACCGCTATTTTATCACGGACAGGCTCTTACACGGGCTATGGATTTGCGGTTCCTTCCAATATTGTCAAGAAGGTATTTGAAGACATTAAGAATTATGGTGAGGTACAAAAGGCATTTATTGGAGCCGAATTCATTGACATCAACAGTGAGCTTGCCACTAAAATGAACCTGGAAGACCTGTCAGGGGTCATTGTGGCCAATGTACAGCGGGAAGGTGCTGCCGCCAAAGGCAACCTCGAAAAAGGTGATGTCATCAGGGAAATTAATGGTAGGAAGATAGACAGTAAGGCGTTTCTGGAAGAGTATATGGGCAACATGTATCCGGGAGAGGAGATCAAAGTCCTCATAGAACGTGAGGGTACCAAAAAAGAAAAGAAGCTGACCCTTACGAACAGAGAAGGTACAACCGGTATTATCCGCAGGGATGTGTACGCCTCAGAATGGCTGGACGCCACCTTTGAATCCGTACCCAAAGTAGAGCGTGATCTATTGGGAATCAAAAGCGGAGTGAAAGTAGTCGATTACAAAAAGACAGGTATTTTCGCCAAGCTGGGAATCGCAGAGGGATTCATCATTACCCACATCAACAACACAACCGTGGAAAGTCCAGCGGAATTCTCAGAAATTCTGGAGCGTATCAAGGGCAGGGTAATCATTTCCGGCATTGACAAGCATGGCAGAAACGTCTACTACCCCTACTTCTTTTAA